The following are encoded in a window of Diorhabda sublineata isolate icDioSubl1.1 chromosome 3, icDioSubl1.1, whole genome shotgun sequence genomic DNA:
- the LOC130441279 gene encoding BTB/POZ domain-containing protein 9-like — translation MTTNTEKSVSLGNGDVTHFSDLSMHMEALFLSQKYYDVILIVEGNRLMAHKVVLAARCQYFRALFFGGLAESSQNEITLPHVPFEAFKLLVNYMYTGFMPLSKLKVDVMLDTLGLADQYGFQNLVTSISNHLKQSLDIDNASIILNTAKLYDLDELVLDSIQFLDRNASAIVLHESFNYLSEASLIEILQRDSFFAPELDIFKAVCCWSEFHGIGIDNILWNVRLPLIKEIDLLTTVKASGFIEPSKLQEVISGRIKTKLLYRGQLIENENVASRRFRTEVISEPLEMFLLDEDYSEKKFCTRHYVRWVDYKGIIIKLGQPSIINHIKLLLWDGDTRYFYSYYIDVSIDQKNWTRVIDYTHYDCRSWQYLFFERQVVHYIKIVGTSGTDGFFHLSGVEAMYKSVVPSMLNDIICPSYNVATLDKHAIVIEGLSTIPNSLIDGNCTRDCWNLAYTCHKIRSGAIVIQLAQPYVISSLRLQLWDLDDDNYSKYYIESSVNYEDWQMLVDNTKEQCKSWQEIIFPETVVVYIRIVGTFNTVNEKFYCGHFECPSMKIIESAKNR, via the exons GTGGTATTAGCGGCCAGGTGTCAATATTTCAGAGCGCTTTTTTTCGGAGGTCTTGCAGAATCTAGTCAAAACGAAATTACTCTACCACACGTGCCATTTGAAGCATTCAAACTGTTGGTAAACTATATGTATACag GTTTTATGCCCTTATCGAAGCTAAAAGTAGATGTAATGTTGGATACGTTAGGATTAGCAGACCAATATGGCTTTCAAAATCTAGTCACTTCGATATCAAATCATTTGAAACAATCCTTAGACATTGATAACGCTTCTATAATTTTGAATACGGCAAAATTATACGATTTAGACGAATTAGTTCTAGATAGCATTCAGTTTTTGGACAGAAATGCGTCAGCAATCGTACTACACGAGTCGTTCAACTATCTGTCAGAa GCTTCACTTATAGAAATTCTACAAAGGGATTCATTTTTTGCGCCAGAACTCGATATCTTCAAAGCGGTTTGCTGTTGGAGCGAATTTCACGGAATTGGCATCGACAACATATTGTGGAACGTCAGATTACCTTTGATTAAAGAAATAGATTTATTAACCACAGTGAAAGCATCAGGTTTTATTGAACCGTCCAAATTGCAAGAAGTTATAAGTGGgagaataaaaactaaattactCTACAGAGGCCAACTAA ttgaaaatgaAAACGTGGCTTCTCGTAGATTTCGCACTGAAGTAATCTCTGAACCACTTGAAATGTTTTTGCTGGATGAGGATTATTCcgagaaaaaattttgtacaagacATTATGTTAGATGGGTCGACTATAAAGGCATAATTATCAAGCTAGGACAACCTTCAATTATTAATCATATTAAATTGTTACTATGGGATGGAGATACAAG GTATTTCTATTCCTATTACATTGACGTTTCAATAGATCAGAAAAACTGGACAAGAGTTATCGACTACACCCATTATGATTGCCGTTCTTggcaatatttattttttgaacgaCAAGTTGTACATTATATTAAAATAGTGGGTACAAGTGGTACAGATGGTTTCTTCCATTTGAGCGGAGTGGAAGCTATGTACAAGTCAGTCGTGCCGTCAATGCTCAACGATATTATTTGTCCAAGTTATAATGTAGCTACATTAGACAAACACGCTATTGTTATTGAAGGTTTAAGTACGATTCCAAATTCCCTTATTGATGGTAACTGTACAAGAGACTGTTGGAACCTTGCTTACACCTGCCACAAGATCCGATCTGGAGCTATAGTCATACAATTAG CTCAACCCTACGTGATTTCTAGTTTGAGATTACAGCTATGGGATCTAGATGACGATAATTACAGCAAATATTATATAGAATCATCCGTCAATTATGAAGATTGGCAGATGCTGGTTGACAACACAAAAGAGCAATGCAAATCTTGGCAGGAGATTATTTTTCCTGAAACTGTAGTAGTTTATATAAGGATTGTTGGAACTTTTAATACAGTAAATGAG aaattttacTGTGGACATTTTGAGTGTCCGTCCATGAAAATAATTGAGTCTGcaaaaaacagatga